In Pararge aegeria chromosome 7, ilParAegt1.1, whole genome shotgun sequence, the DNA window ttatttaaatctgttctgTAGTTTTAACGTGatgacagacaaacaaaaattaaataaaaatctgttttcgactcgtatcgattataaagcatcccccggtcacaattgttaaaatataataaatgtccagaaatcttccagttacagttttattataagtatagattttgtACCCGTCGACGATGAAATTCGCCTCACAAAGTCCCCGCGGGACGAAAACTTTaattgtaacaataaatatcaattaaaaataacgacGACGGTTGCACGCGTCTCATTACAGACGATTGCCTTTAATTGCCGTGGTGTGCAGCATCTCGGAATTGGTATTCCATTTTGTGTGCTCACTGTATTGAGAATTGAAGACCATGTAATCGTATGCAAGATGCACTTGTTTGAAAAAGAAACACAAAACTAGGTTCACAAAACCACTAATGGCCTTTTCAGTAACGACAAggtaatgcctaagtaagtaacgcctaataaagaaagattcctaggcatttacctttcaccaatcgattttcactaggcaactcatattacctaacttgtctatgattcttgcgacaaggtgtggtattttgtgtttttattttcatatttttctttttccgcATGGATTTAAGGttggttatataaaaaaaagaatttatatatttctcaTCTGTCAAGTTTCAGATTACGAGTTCGCTAAACATTTCGTACCGCCGacgtcttattatttatttatttattatttatttattaatggcgCCTAACGCCGTTAGACATTATCTaaaagttggtgaaacgtttttttttctctttgtatcacccaaatcattaggcatccgatttaataCGTCTTCAAGACGCCAGACATTTCAAGACGTGTCCAAGCACCACATACCTTCGATATGAGGTGCTTGAGACGTCTTgaagtgtctgtctgtggcatcatatttcccgaacggagTAACCaactttgattttgttttttagatTGATGAATTAGTCAAGAgtgtaattaattatgtttggtgaaaatcggtccaagatagTAGAATAGTaatatacactatgacaaatttcagatccaagatggctgccataGTTaaattgcgtttttttttatacataagtaGGCACTTAACTGCTGCTAAGTACTGTTTATTTGCGCGGCAATTTTTGGATtcattttgcaattttatttatgatctTTGATTTGTAACCCTCGACGCAAagacgacggggtgttataagtttgacgtgtctctccgtgtgtttgtgtgtttgtctgtggcatcgtagctctgGAATTGGTGCGATTTTTACAATTTGCTTATTTCTAATGACGGCAGAAAATgaaccgctggaaacaagcggcccaggaccgtggattttgggactccctacaaaagacctatgtccagctgtggacttctATCGGCTgaagtgatgacgatgataatgatgaatggcGTTTATAGTACAGATAGATGTATAGGTTTGACTATAGGAAGATTCGAATTTCGATACAGTTAACTGTACCTGTCTAGCCTCGTGATTCGCTAACTCATAGGAATTCGCAATAACGTTCCCACAAGAAACACGTATACTGAACCTTGTGGCACCGGCATAAGTCCAGCGTCTTGACCCAGCAATTGAGTGACCCTGCCGTCCAAATGGTCCAATTCCACACGTCCAGGCGCGCTATTGGTCGGCGAATTAACGACAATGTTCCCTGTTTATTCATTTGACCGTCTTGGCCACCAATTTAGCAATAGAAGGCCGGAGCGCAGAACACTGCGATCGCGAAGTTTATGCGCGGTAGAACAATCGTAGCCGATTTCGCCGATTTCGACGATTCGCCATAATGGTAGACTGACGATGTTTTTGCGCGACGGCGACGGATGGATTATGGCGATTTTGAAGTGGATTTTCGCCAAAATGGCTGACGTTTGCTGAATTTAGTTTATATAGGACTTTGTGGAGtgtttcgtttgtttttttcttgGACTAAAGACTATTTTGAAAGAGGTGAGGTGGTTTTTTGTTGCGGAAAGCACATGTGCAGTAACGTATTTAACAAGAAAAagtatcaaaatttttaaagcaaAGCGCACAGCAGTGTTTTAGGCAAAGGTTTAAGCAAAAGTATACAGCttgtaactatatttttatataaaatttttagataAATAGTAATCTcgttactatatatatatatataaaaaaaatatgtaaatagatagatagctCGAAATAAGAAGTATGCTAAACTCTGGAACTCACCGCATTTTGGTAAAACCCCAAATGGTGAAATTTCCGTTTCGTTTAAAAATCTTCTATTGTGTTTTAAGGAAATTATAGTAcatagtaattaaaatttaaataaaaataaatcataccTATTTTAAATGgttgtattagaacctattggtttggcgcggagcgatggcaagagacctgatggtatgacgctcataccttggaggcttggaaggtcacttctgtgggatgcaacttgtgttgataccctagctgcatcacacatccaggccacttcgtcaatggtaggtgcggctgcttccagtgccgagcaggccaagaggcgtaaatatgaaaacctggatagcagcttcatttttgtgccttttggagtagagactttgggaccgtggggtccggaggcaagagcccttttcaaagaattatcgaaaagggttatcgagtctaccggtgatcctagagcgggcagttaccttggccaacgaattagtttggccatccagaggggcaatgctgccagcatcttaggaactgtgcctcgctgcggtggtttcgaggacgttttagattttatttagtttttaaatagtttattttaggttatagttatgtattaataaaaattatattttaaatggtgaattaactttttaatatttcaatgaaGTTTCTCAAATAGTGTTTCGAACACAATACGGATTACAAAAAAAGCATTCACACTATCTATGTTATGGAAAGTTCTATAATTTTGGCAAATAGAACGAAATAGCTAAGAACTTGGTTTTTAGGGTTTCTTACCCAAAGGATAAAACGCCACCCTCTTACTTAGACTTCGCTGTCcctccgtctgtctgtctgtctgtaccaattgtaatatttatttataactgttgTAAATCATGAACCGTGAAAGTTAGACAGTTGGAATTTtgacagatgatgtatttctgtggccgctataacaaaataaatatttacgataGCTcccaaactttatttttttgcacAGGTAGAACCTTAAATATTCACagaatatttagttatatattcactttagaaataaataatgaaattaaaattatttttatattttagactGTAGGCTCCAATCAAAGTCTACGGTCAAAGTTTTTTTACCGTTTTCATAGATAGGCTCCTTCGGATAGGATAGGGATCCTTCGGGCGCTCGTCCGGCTctcacttggccggttttttaataataatttgcttAATTAACGTAGGTTCTTAAACGTAACGGATTTATACTAtaggaacatttttttttcaccagaAATATTGATCTCCGGTCAATGTTATGGAAcaagattttttaattactaaggACACCTTGTGCAATATCCCATCGGCTTTCCATCCCCTTTATAACTAgccttgtatatataattcaatgaCTTGAAtgttattcaatttaattgtcCATGGACAACTTTTTTTTCCCAATAGTACTTAATGCATTCAGGAAGTCGTGCAATCATGATAAATCACCTCCATTATATGTTCATTAAGCTATtcttataaacaattaaaataattagtaataatatatatatagataaaatataaaagtggaATATAATCGAAAAGTGTGTTTTATTGCTGTTTGTACTGCGCtctaactaaacaaccaatcgacttgtttTTGGACagagtatatataatgtatgcGTAATCGCATGGGAACCTTTATTTTTCCGgggttaaaaagtagcctttcaCTCCGTCCTTTCTGACTCTGTCCAAAAACCGATCGATTTGTTGTTCAGTTAGCATAAAGcagcataaaataagtaaaaacagcaaaaaaaaaaacacacttttgcatttataatatttatatggtttaatttaaattacttaccaaaaaaaaattttcgttTGAGgtaactttttcattttttcctatctagaaaattttactgaatcgtgtaaagcGTACAACCATTgagacaaaaaatatgtttagaaTAACATATCTTCTCttcgtttaaaataactgcataGATTATTACCCAGTATGAGTTCTGTCTTTCGTTCGTTCATTCTGtatttttcattcaaatttaGCAGCGCTCGGCACATTAAAACAACCTTCTCTTATCTTTACAGGGTCCGTAGTACCACCGCCGCCCATCACTAGGAAGGCATCAGTACGACGTACCTCTAGCTCCCAACCCTCGACAGACCACATGGAGACCTACCCAAGCAGCCAACGAACGTATATGATCGGCAACCGTTTCACCAAGTACCGTGGCACCTTCCCGCACAAACAGCACCGCACCTGTCGCTCGAACACCAATATGCTCTTAAAAATAGAGAATGAACTACTCCAAAGCCACAGACAACGAGAGACCACGGGAATAAAGAAGTTATACAATTCATTCTTCGTTCTATTTTAACTTGACACATTCAGTTTGGAGATtatatcattcattcattcattatcattCTGTGACTTTAACTTTAGTGTTGTGATGTTCGTTATAATGGCAAAGTTGTGATGGAATTTTTCGAGGAGGCCAAAGACAATATTATGCTCGAATGCCGCAAGGATGACCTCGCTTGGGAGTCCTCAGTGAGATTGACCCTGGTGGGGAGTTCGGAGGACATTGGGATGTATCTGGAGGAAAGGG includes these proteins:
- the LOC120624917 gene encoding uncharacterized protein LOC120624917, which produces METYPSSQRTYMIGNRFTKYRGTFPHKQHRTCRSNTNMLLKIENELLQSHRQRETTGIKKLYNSFFVLF